The Brachyhypopomus gauderio isolate BG-103 chromosome 7, BGAUD_0.2, whole genome shotgun sequence genome has a window encoding:
- the LOC143519198 gene encoding HMG domain-containing protein 3-like, producing the protein MTFSNRSNLKRHEAQQHDKEGQPIICIDDKNGIFVTPKDAYGPRVAIHVCKSILSQSLACEVPLCRDYMKIGMESGNPGIECQHLHRTNRAIPYSQPPVLRLDSLQLMVDRGLISTSRKDECVGLNSKSLSVGADSVFPIFWGDHGLSERYVYFSVFTGMKDNWCQFGRTRVTFDSQTGQWHCQCQNKIRKCVHRYISMWWIFQERRNLLHAEMDPNAEDIDDIEERVRESEDTRRDVSKGPSVDVCQLTEYIWRQKRIPGELDVELSKTEKKVPQFFEPVETNCPYCPGPSPPALGEKTLVTNHGTVYGISTVIKDVPVYIRECPVCRCPVRFQEYWSGFHNYNNKVFLTIPLCSLLTSGLSNHIAVGRFLHTLEDHANLKVPHNVIRRAFYHFSALRNYSYSYSCNRCGHNPPVLIADANWKIAFNLPVHLFRRPNLENSKLEDTQVNVRTRWEMLEKRIVASGFCDGTTMTNPYKTTLTYSAFTPWLGPNIRLHDVVPKTEILKGLSQKDQAVSSRGGLNIDEDAILQALDSKAPRREDLIKACNALGVSDVGSRTDLINRLEELLLYKDLYPKMFVKLQNTGGGVLHMTCVHSVVYYQSALWWQESARDHGDALLSFKHPPTVYVSDIAGRVARHVNNRTNQQFFQPHDGRLCANTDANIQAALEKSLDVQFPWITSVGFSSGSASHDNHNKAKCVNRFSSVHPVTTSARYSLYVSVPSKKSKKTRGTSEELKTGARFGCSG; encoded by the exons ATGACCTTCAGTAACAGGTCTAATTTGAAGCGCCACGAAGCACAGCAGCATGACAAGGAGGGCCAGCCAATCATCTGCATAGATGACAAAAATGGAATTTTTGTCACCCCCAAAGATGCCTATGGACCCAGAGTTGCAATTCATGTTTGCAAGTCTATTCTGTCTCAGTCCTTGGCCTGTGAGGTACCATTATGCAGAGACTATATGAAAATAGGGATGGAAAGTGGTAACCCAGGAATAGAATGCCAACATCTTCACAGAACAAACCGTGCTATTCCTTATTCTCAACCCCCAGTGCTTAGGCTGGATTCCCTACAATTAATGGTAGACAGAGGCCTCATCTCCACATCTCGAAAAGATGAATGTGTTGGTCTGAATTCCAAAAGTCTGTCTGTAGGTGCTGACAGTGTTTTTCCAATTTTTTGGGGAGATCATGGTTTGTCTGAGAGATAtgtgtatttttctgtttttactGGGATGAAAGACAACTGGTGTCAGTTTGGGAGGACAAGGGTAACATTTGACAGTCAGACAGGCCAGTGGCATTGCCAATGCCAAAACAAAATTAGAAAATGTGTGCATCGGTACATATCCATGTGGTGGATTTTTCAAGAGAGACGCAATCTACTTCATGCTGAAATGGACCCAAATGCTGAAGATATAGATGATATCGAAGAAAGGGTCAGAGAGTCAGAGGACACCAGAAGAGATGTGTCAAAGGGGCCTTCAGTAGATGTATGCCAGCTGACAGAATATATTTGGAGGCAAAAGAGGATCCCAGGGGAGCTTGATGTTGAGCTCTCAAAAACAGAGAAGAAAGTCCCACAATTCTTCGAACCTGTTGAGACAAACTGTCCTTACTGTCCAGGTCCATCTCCCCCAGCTTTGGGAGAGAAGACACTCGTCACAAATCATGGAACAGTATATGGGATTTCCACAGTGATCAAAG ATGTGCCAGTGTACATAAGGGAGTGTCCGGTTTGCAGATGTCCAGTGAGATTCCAAGAGTATTGGTCTGGATTtcacaattataacaataagGTTTTTCTGACCATTCCTCTTTGTTCTCTGCTGACATCAGGACTATCG aATCACATTGCAGTTGGGCGATTTCTGCATACTCTGGAGGACCATGCCAACCTCAAAGTCCCCCACAATGTCATAAGAAGGGCATTTTACCATTTTTCTGCTTTAAGGAATTACAGTTACAGTTATTCCTGCAACAGATGTGGCCATAATCCACCAGTCTTGATTGCTGATGCAAATTGGAAAATTGCTTTTAATTTACCAG TTCACCTGTTCAGACGCCCAAATTTGGAAAATAGCAAACTTGAGGATACCCAAGTCAATGTGAGGACTAGATGGGAGATGCTTGAAAAACGGATTGTAGCATCCGGGTTTTGTGATG GTACCACAATGACCAATCCCTATAAAACTACACTGACTTACTCTGCATTTACTCCTTGGCTGGGTCCGAATATCAGACTACATGATGTGGTACCAAAGACCGAAATATTGAAAGGTCTATCTCAGAAGGACCAAGCTGTCTCATCAAGGGGTGGATTGAATATAGACGAAGATGCCATATTGCAAGCTCTGGATTCAAAAGCA CCCAGAAGAGAGGACTTGATCAAAGCATGCAATGCTCTTGGCGTGTCAGACGTCGGTAGTCGGACAGACTTGATCAATCGGCTTGAGGAGCTCCTCCTATACAAGGACTTGTATCCTAAAATGTTTGTCAAGCTCCAGAATACTGGCG GTGGCGTGCTACACATGACCTGTGTACACTCTGTAGTGTATTACCAGTCAGCATTGTGGTGGCAGGAGTCAGCCCGTGACCACGGAGATGCTCTTTTGAGTTTTAAACATCCTCCCACAGTGTACGTGTCCGACATCGCTGGACGAGTTGCCAGACATGTCAACAACCGGACAAACCAGCAGTTTTTCCAGCCACACGATGGTCGTCTGTGTGCCAACACAGATGCGAACATTCAGGCTGCACTGGAGAAAAGTCTTGATGTCCAGTTTCCATGGATTACCAGTGTTGGCTTTTCATCAGGATCAGCCTCTCATGATAATCATAATAAGGCAAAATGTGTTAACAGGTTTTCCTCTGTGCACCCTGTGACAACCAGTGCAAGGTATTCTTTGTATGTATCGGTTCCATCAAAAAAATCAAAAAAGACCAGAGGAACATCTGAGGAGCTTAAAACTGGTGCCAGATTTGGCTGTTCTGGTTAA